From the genome of Borreliella mayonii:
GGAGTTATTATTGACATAAGGCCACAAGAACTTGCAGTGCTTTATGACTCTGATATGTCTGATATTCAAGGATATTCCAAACTTTACACATATCAAGACCTTAACTATGAACTAAAAGACCGCATATCAATTTCGGATTTAATTTACTTTGAAATATTTAGTATTGACTCTTCAATCGGATATTTTACTTTGGTTTTAAAGGAGTTTATATGGACAAACTAGAGTTTAAAATGGAATTGGAAATTGGGTGGTTTGGTGGTCGTGCAGGGATTGCTAGAATGCATGAAAAAGGGGGTAGCAATTTACCAGCAAGAAAACATTTAACCAAAATTGCTGGTAGTTCTGAATTTAGAGAATATATCAATAATAGTTATATAAATTCTAAGTTTAATCTTGACCCCAAATCGGGAATGGAGGCTATTGGACAAGCTTTTATAAGGTACTATGGAAATTATCTATTATCAGCACAAGTCTCTCCAGCCTTAAAGGCTAATACAATCAAAAGTAAGTTTAAAAAGGGTAGTAACACCGCAGCAATTCCACTTGTTGATACAGCCAAAATGTTATCCGAGATTACTTATAAGGTAACACTTGAATGATTTTTACTTTAGATATGGTTTTAAACCATTTAACTCAAATATTCAAAGGGTTTAAGGCGTATGCAACTGAAAATAATTTTGAGTGCGATATCATAAATACTTACAATCACCCGTACCTTTCAAAAATCACAGCTGCTAGCTCAAATATAATAGCATTGAAATTTGATGGTACAGAAAATCTATTTGATCATAATTCTAGAGCCGGTGCATTTTATGAAAATGCTTTGGAATTCAGTTTAAATTTTCAAATATATATTATTGCTATAGTGTTAAACGCTCAAGATTTTGACGCTAATTCACGTATGTTAATGCTTTATGGTATGCTTAGCAATTTCCTACATAATAAAGCCCATAAGTATACTTTAGAAAGTCAATCACAACCCGAATATATTAGTAAAATTAATTTCTACATTTACCCAACATCTAATATGCAAACAGTTGGGCTAATTAATTTAGGCACAAAATATAGCAACCATGCATACAGTGCATCTATAGCATTTAATGCTAGTGTAAAAGCAATCGAAATTTTAAAGGAGGAATACGAAATTGCCGCAAGATACAATTAGTGTAAGTTTAGTTGACTCTAGAATTCAAGCTAGTAGGCCCAATTATTATAATCCACTTTTGGTTTACAAAACAGCTAAAATCAAAGTTAATAAAGATGCTGCTAACTTTGTAACATTGAATTTAACCGTTAATAACTATGAAAAACAAATTGAAACTTTGGAAAAAGATAATGGGAATGGACAAGATCAGTTTGGAAAAGAAAAGACACTACTTAAAACCGCAATGTCTAATTTTTTCAATTCAAGTGAAGAATCATTAAAATCCGCTGTTCTTTTTATTTATAAGGATAAACCTGAAGAGTTAAAAAAATATCTTAAAGTACATAGACACACTTTTGTTGTACTTATTAATACTGAGGGTGATAATTCCGATGATGGACTTAAGATTTACAAAGATGATTATGATAAATTTAAAACACCTTCAATTTTTTTTGTATTCTCAACTAAAGAACAAGAAATAAAAGAACTTTTCAAGGATAAAAGCAATACTGAAAAAGAAAGAAATATTGTTGTTTACAGTAACAATAAAGACAATTTACACCTTAAATTTATAAGTCAATATCTGCATCAAGCTAGCATTTTCCATGCTGTAAATCCTTATGGTATGCCACTGGCTGCTACACCGCTTGTTGACGACACTGTAATTGGAAAGTTACGAACTGCAAAAATTAATTTTTATACACTTCTTAATGAAACGGGTCTTGATGGTATGCCTGCTTTTAAAGAGGGGGTTGATCTAGCTGGAGGTGCAATAGACGAGCAGTTTACATATCACTATATAAAAAATGAAGCAATTATTGAGCTTATTAGAATTTGGAATAAAAACAATAGACAAAACAGCAAATTATCTGCACTGCAACTTAGTGGGGCTAGAGATAATGCATATACTTCAGCAATTGAGTGTCTACTTAAGAGATTTATAGATAGAGGGCTGATTATACTGTATAAAAATTTAAGTCTTACTATTTCTCCTACACCACAACTTAAATTAGAACTTAGTGTGAATATTACTTATAACTTTAGCATTAATGCTGTTGCTTTAGTAATTACTACTCAAGATATAGTTGATTATCAAAATAGTTTAAGTGCCTAAAAGGGGGTTTAAAAAATGCAATTTTATGATTTAAGAGAAGTTTATTTTTCAATTGGTGGTACACAGTTACATAGTGGCAAACTAGAGCTTACAAGCGAGCCTACAACAAGAGCAGTGATTAGTAGTGAAGATAAAGGTATGCCTGTAATAAGCTTAAGAGATCCCAAAACGATAACTTATGTTTTTAACATTGAAGTAACTTTGGGTAGTCAAGACTACATTTTGTTAACTGAACTTTCGGATGAACAGTTTTACAACATGGATGTGAGAAAAGATGATAAAATGCTTGATTTAGCATTCAATGATAGAATTGCTACCAAAATTATTTCTAACTATGCAATTTTTACTGAAGAACCGTCAAGAAGTTATTCTGCTGAGGCTGAAAAAGTATCTTTTGAAATTAGGGCTATTAATTGCCAAAAAACTAAACCAAACAACACTTAAAAGGAGAGTCTTATTATGATAATGAGATATAAAATGAAAATTTTAACTAAAAATAAAACTTATGAATATCCACTGAGAGTACTTCCGGTCTATGAATGGGATAGAATACTCGGATTTAATCAAAGTTACGCTGTTTTAAAGCTTAATGAGGTTAAATTCTTAAGAGAAATCACAAGCTTAATGATAAGTCCAAAATTTTTAGACGAATTCTATGTGATTTTGGATCAAAATAGAGAATTTATTTCTTATTATAAAGATTATCTTGTTGCAATAATTTACACTGCACAATTTAATACTTTTCATTTAGACAATGATCTTAAAAAACCTGCTTTAGTATATCTAAGTGAATATGAAAATAATGTTGGTGACTTTGTTACTTTTGACTATATCAATGAAAACTTTGATTATGAAAAAGTAGCCACTTCGCTTTCATCAATTACATCAAATTCCAATGATCTGGTTGCTAAATGAGCAAAAGAAATAGAGATATTGATAAAGCTATTGCAAGTCTTAATGAGACTAGAAAAAAGTATTTTAACTTGCTTGACGAGATTAAGAACGATAAATACTATTTTCCAGTAATTATGAATATTTGCTCATATGATGATGTAAAGAAGTTGCCTTATGACGAGCTTTTAGAGGTCAATAGACTTGCTGATATTAAATTAGAAAAAGAATTGTATGAGTTGATTCTGGGCAAGTGAGGGCTTAGTGAGCGACAAATTCACCATTAAATTTAAGGGAATTCTTGATCATGCTGCAACAAAAAAGGCTATTGAACAAGATATTTCCAAAATGGAAAAATATCTTAAACCCAAAAAATCCAGTTTGGGAAGTACTAAAGATATTGTAAAAAATAATTTGTCGGACAAGAAAAAAGAACTTAACAGACAATCTAAATTCGAAAGCTTAAGGGAGCGTGTTGAGAAATATAGACTTTCGCAAACCAAAAAGCTTATGAAACAGGGTATGGGGTTTGAGAAAGCAAGAAAAGAAGCGTTCAAAAGATCTTTGATGTCTGATAGAGACAAAAGACGTCTTGAGTATAAAGAACTTGCAAAAGAATCAAAAGCAAAAAGTAAAATGTTAGCGGCCTCTCAAGGAAAAGGACTTGTTGCCAAAATTGCAATAGGTAGTGCCCTGGGAAATATCATTGGCAATGCTATGAGTAAAGTTGGTGGTGGGCTAATTGGGTTTTTGTATGGTTTTATGAAAAAATCAGTTGAAAATGAATCCAAGCAAAAGAAACTACAACAACTCAATAATGTGTTTTACAGTGACAAAGAACGTAATAAAATTTGGGATGCCATTAAGGAAATGAAAGGATTTGAACGCAATTTAGAAAAAGAAGATTTGTTGCGAACAGCAAGTGTGCTTAAAGGCCATATCAGAGAATTAAAACTTAATGATGAAGAGGGAGAGAACGTATTAAATGCAACAAAACTAGCAGCTATGTTTAGAAGCACAGGGCTTGTTGGTGATAACGAAAGTGCTGTTGAAGTTGTTTCAAAAATACTTAAAGGGGAACTTACAGAAGCTTTTAATATATTGAAACCCATAGACAAATTTGGAGAAAAATATCTAGAAGCCATGAAAAACAAGTTAGAGTTTCTAACTCAAGAGGGAGGGAAAAAAAAGCTAAGGCCAGAGATAATTGCAGACTTAATAAAAGATATATCATCTTTGAAGATAATGGGTCATTCCGATGAACTTTCTTCAGCTAAAAGTAAATTAGACAAAATAGAGCAAAGTCTTGAAAAGACAACCAGCAAAGTTTTGATGCCGGTGATTGGCAAAATAACCGATATTATTGATAATGTTATGGATTTTGATTTTAACAAAATCATAGAAAAAGTCGTTGATGGCATACGTGATGGGTTAAGTGGTGCTCTTAACGGAATAAAAAACGCTGCCAGCTCAGCTATTAATACTGCCAAAGAGAATCTCAACAAAGCGTGGGAATACCTTACTGGAAAGGGCAATAATAACACCGGGGGTGATGATTTAGGCAATTTTAAATAAAAAGGAAATTCTATGGATATTAAAAATGAAAATATTATCAATATTAATATTGAAAAGAAAAAATTCGAGGAAAAAATCGAGGATATTGAAAAGAAAGAATTCGGGGAGATTACTCGAATAATAAGAGATGTAATAACTCAAATATTTGCTCTTTTCGGAGCAGATAATTTTTTAGTGTTATTCCCAAGAATGGATTTAAAAGGTTTTGGATATGTTCCTCAATTGTTTTTTATAAAACCAAAAACCGAACTCATAACACGCACTTACAATACTAGTTGTTCTAAAAGACCAGTTATCAACTATTACGATAGAAAAGCGGAATATGTAAGCTACAATCCAGTAATGACTGGTGAAAATATCTCATTAAATGGTGGGGTATTAACCTCACTATATAAAGAAATGCTTTCTTTGCTCAAAATGACTGTTTTTGGCAATACTATGCTACGTTTTGACGTGCATCTTGCAAAAGAACAACTAGCAAACAGACTTCAAGCTCAAGTTCCCTTTAGTATCTACAGTCCAACTTTTGGCCTTAAAGAATTAGCTGTAATTACAAGTCTTTCGTTTAAGGATGTTCCTTTCATTGATGAAGTTGAAGTTAGTCTATCAATAGAAATTGTAAAAACATTTGAATTGGAAAAATATAAAGGATAATTAATGTTGCTACTACAATATGATTTTAAAATTGAATTTTACAAATCAAAACAACCCTTAGAAAAGGATACAAGCTCTGGAGATTCTTTAATTGAAGAAACTCCTAAAATTATAATAAATACACAACATGGAATTCATATTGATATTACCATATCTAATGAGTTTTCAAATTATAATTTTGTAAAATCTAAACGAACAAAAATTGTACTTTGGAATTTGCCCCTAGACTTCACCAACGACATTGAAGTAGGAGATATAGTAAAAATATATTATAAGAAATTTGCTCATGAAAAAAATTTTGATTTCATAATGTCGGGATATTTAGGAACTCCTATGAGCACTGATTATCCTGGTGGTGATTTTAGTGTTGAGCTTGACGTTCGGTTAGCGGTTAGTAGCAACTTCTTTAATCGAAAATTAGAGAACAAAAACTTTAAGGGAAAAACGGTGCAAGAGGCAATAGAATCTGTATTTCCCAATCGTAATATCCTTAATATGGATGAAAAAGATTATCTTAAAATCATTGACAAAGATATTTATGCCACAACACCAAAAGAATTTGTTGACAAAATAAAAGGAATATATATTCATGACGTAATAGCTGATATTGGCGGTGATAGCTTTGATGTTGAATGTAATTTTATATTTACTAATGATAGAACAATTCAAGAAGATGAAAATTACAAGGCTTTAGAAGATTATGGACTTGAATTCATTCCACAACAAGAAATTGCTATTGAGGGCGAATACAAGATAAGACGTGTATATTGGAACACACAAACATTTTACACACATAAACTAAAAATTGGTGATAAAGTTTCATTTATTGATGGGCTAGGAAAAATGATAAAAACCACCATAAAAGAAACAAGTGCAAGACTTAGCAACGCAGGAGAGTGTTCATTAATACTTAAATTAAAGGATGATTCTAATGATTCTGATTAAATGTATAAAGTAAAGGGGATTAAAATGACTAAAGACTATAAAATTTACAGAATGAACCAGCGTCTTTATGGACATGCTTTAGCACAAGAGGACGTTAAAAATTGGATTTATTCAAACATTTTTATAATTAAAATTGGCACTGTAAAGGAGTTTAAACAACAAACTCAAGAGGCTATTGTTACAATACCCGAATTTGAAGATTTAGAAATTCACACAAAAAATATATCTAATATCAGTTTAGAACTATCAAAAGGTGATAACGTTTTACTGCTTCAATCAAGCGTTAATATTTTTGATAAAAATAATGATATCCACTTTGACAAACATCATTTTTATATACTTAGTGCAATTAGCCCAAAGACTTTAAATCTAATCTCTGATACTGTTAAAATTAGAGCGAATAATAAAATTGAAATAGCAAACCAAACAACTAGCTTAAAAAAAATTCTAGATAATATTGTTAGTGCTATCAATGGTATAAAAATTATAGGGGACTCAGTAATTGACGAATCAAGCTTAAAAATAGCAACCGCTCAAATTAATTCTGATATTAATAGTTTGTTTAAGTAATTTTTGCTAAATATGGTATAATTACTAGTATGGATTTAAGATTAGGCAATAATTTTGAATTGGTATTTAATAACGATTTATCACTTGTTGATGGAATTGATGAACAAAAACAAAGATTTTTGATATTTTTAAAAACCTTAAGGGGTAGTTTAAGCTATGCTCCTCATTGGGGACTGGACTATTTCTTGCTTTTAAAGCTGTTAAAAATTAACAATCTTCACGCTGTAAAAAATTATTTTCATGAAATATCTAAAGAGCTTAACTTAGATTTAATAAATATTTCAACTACTATACAAGACAACAAAGCACACATATCCTTTTTTTTCTCCGGCGATGTTTTGAATATGGAGTTTAATTTATGAGCATAGTTTTTGATTCTGATTTTGGCATTTTAAAACGTACAATTAAGGATATTGTAAGATCGAAAAGAGAATATTTGCGTGTAAATTATGGGATTAATATTGATGATAACCAAAGCTCAATTTATAACATTATTGCGTCTTCTTTAGCATTAATTGAAGAAGAAATAATTGATGAGCTTAATCTCTTTTTTTCTAAAATGAAACCAGGTGGTACTTATTGGGCTGCTATTGAAGAACACATTTCTTCTAAAAGCACAACTTACAGTGCGGTTCGCACGGCTTTACTTAATCTTGATGGGGTTGAGTACACTAATATTAAAAGTGCAGCTGGTAAAGCCAACATATATCTAATTCTAAAGGAAACTTTACTAGACACTAGTAAATCTAACATTAATAGTCCTGAATTTAAAGCAAAACTTTGGGAAACATTATATCTAACAACTCCTAGTGGTACTTTACTTGAGGGAGACATAGAAATTGATGGTCTCAATTCAACTGGACAACGTAAATCCTATAAAATATCACTAGGGAAAAGAAAATATGTTTACATGAAAGTAAAGTATAAACTTGACCTTAAAAACTATCTCTACTTAAACATAGACTCTCAAATTAGGGACATTTATTCTAGGATTATTTCAAACAACTATTCTGATATGGGAATTAGCTTTGAATATCAAGACTTTTTTGCTCCAGTTAATGAAGTTAAAGGAATTAAGTTTATGGAAATAAGTGCTTGTATTAAAGATACAGACCCTGAGAGTATTACAAAAATTGGTGATAGCGATTTTAAAAAAAATCAAGATATTGCCATTAATGATGACACAATGCTACTTTTCAATACGACAGATAGATTGCTTATTGATATTGGATAGTTAACAAATATGAAAATACCCAATCTTTTCAAAAACACCGAAATTCATAAATTTATACGTACAGAAACAGAATATGCACAAGCATTGCTTAATGAACTTAAGTCTCTTAATTCCAACTTCATATCCATTAATGTAATAGAAAATATAAAATCAAGATATATTGCGATATGGATATCTCAAGTTTTATCTATCTTTTATGCAAAAACTCAAACTTTACAAAGTATTACAAGCAATATTAATAGTGTTATTTTTGCTTTACGTCATATTGGCACTGACGAGTCATTTAGACTGATTTTCAAGACCTTTTTAAATGTGGACATTGAAGTTACTACTCCTGAAGCTGGGGTTATTGATATCTCTTTAAAAGGGGTAATAAAAACAAACTTTACTACCTTCATTTCGCCTAGCACCGAAAAAGGAAAACGACTAAAAAAGATAATTCTTAGAGAAAAGAAGCCGGGATACGCTGCATCTAAAAAAGCTTTAGTATTTAACTCACTTCCTAAAGGCTATGATCATTCAATTTATGCTTTTATAAAGGGAATTATTCCTATTGGTAGAGTTCTCAAAATTAATAATACAGATGGTAACAATATTATAACTTTTAACAACTAAGGAGGTTTTATGGCTGATGATCAAGAAAAATTACTAATTGATGAAGAAGAAACGGTTCAAATAAAAGATTTAAATAAAGTTACGACCGTTAACAATACTGATCTTTTACTGTTTGATGATGGAGCTGCAAGCAGTAATGCTATCACCTTTAAAAACTTCTTAAAAACCATTAATCACCAAACATTTAAAGGCGAAGAACTAGGCTATTTTAAAGATATAATTAAATCTACAATCGCTACTGAACTTGCAGCCGATAAAGATTTTATAAAAAGCATTTACGATTTAATCGTTGACAAGCTAATTGAGAATGAATCTAGTAAACTTTCAAATCTTTTTAGTAAAATTAAATCTCGTCTTACAGATAACATATCATCAGCCACTTTATCTAAAAATGATGATCTTTTGACAATGTCTTCTAGCAGTATTCAAAAAACACCTATCCCGGAACAATTGTTAGGGGTACCATCAGATTTTCAAAGTTCTTATGATTTTACTAGAAATACAATAATTTATCCTCGTGACTACAAGAATCACCGCGTAATCATTGATCTGGAAGACTATAATGATGTGGATCTCATTTTTTACAAAAGTGATGATGATCCCATTTATCTTGATTTCCAAGTTGATGTAGAATCCTTTGGCGAGGGTAAAACATTGAGTTTAAGATATTCTGATGAACGTGAAAAAAACACTATTTATTCACGTAATAGTTCTAGTACTAGAAGAATAACTTTTAGCATTCCTTTATATAAAGGATGGTATGTTCAAAAAAGAGCATACTCATCAGGGAATCCCATTCCGGTTCTTTTAAAACTGTAAACTTTTTAGCAAAAATTGTGATTTTGGTATATAATATACGTATAAAAATAAAAAATTAAAATCGAGGATTGAAAAAATGGATACTATTAAATTAACAGAACTTCTTATCAATTTAAACGAAATTAAACTTATAGCCGTAATGATTTTTGTAACAGTGCTAGTTTTAGGAGTATTAATTCTTCTCAAGCCTTTATTAAAAGACATATTGACTATTGTAATAGGCAAGATTTTTAAGAATGGCAATGGGAATGGCAAAAATCATATCAAAAAAAGAGATTAAGTTATGAAATTATCTAAAGATAATGTTGAGCTTGGACTTGCATCTTTATCAAGCCTTATTGATATATTTTCTAAATTTGAAGATGAATTTGATGAAATTGCACATAAAGGATTCTTTTTGGTTTATGATCTGTATTCTCATTACAAATTAATCTATACAGCAAATATGGAAAGACTTGAGAGTGCATTAACCCCAGCAATAAATGCGGCACTCGCTCCATTAAATGAAAAAATCAATCAATGCATTGACTTAGTTAATTCTGATGAAAAAAATCTCAAAATATCTAATGATCTGAAATTCAATCAGGAAGGAAAACCTATCTATAAGGAAAGAACAAATAATGCAAAATAACACTATTGGTTTAGGACTTAATTTACTATCCAGCCTAACTAACATAGCCAAAACTGATACAAACATAGATCATAATTACATTAATACTTTTAGTAAAGTAATAGATTTTTTCTACAAAACATATATAAGCACACTAAAATCTATGGAAACAGCTGAGTCAACTAAAATATTTAAAGAAATACAAGACATTTTAAAATACAACATTGAGATAATAGAGGCTATCTCTACTGATAAAAGCAAAAGAATTATCACTTCACTTAAAGCAACACGTAACAAAATTATGAAAGAATATATCAAAATACTTAAAAGAGGTGAAAATGCTTAAAAGATTGCATTGTCTACTAATTGCTTTGCTACTATGTTGCACCACTATTGCCAACCTACCAGAAGAGCCAAAACCGCCAATTATTCCAACACTAAAATCTTTAGCTAAATATGAAACACAACTTTCAGAGTATGTTATGTACCTAGTAACATTTTTAGCTAAAACAAAAGTTAAAGTTAATGATCCAAATTATCCAGAATATCCTTATCCAGACTTATCAACACTAAAAGACGAACACTCTATAACTGCAGTAAAACACAATATCAAAATATATTTAGAGTACATTAAAAAAACAAAACCAATAGCGGAAAAAGTCTATAATAAATATTCCCAATTAAAAATGTAAATTACAAAAAGGTTTTTCTTGCAAGAAATTCTATTTTACATATAAAAATCTCTAAAGCTAATTAATCTAAAATAGTGTATAATATGACTATAAGGGAAAATTTTATGGAAACAGTGTCAACAAATATTGCAAGTGTAACTCAAGAACAAATATATAAAGAATTTATTAGACTGGGCATGGAACAATTAATAGCACAAGATTTATCTAAAAGATATTATCACAATGAACTAACATATAGAGATTTAGAAAATTTAGAAAAACAATTTGATATAAAATTTGATAATCTTGTTTCTAAAATAGATAATGCCAAAAGTGAACTTAATACCAAGATAGATAATGTAGAAAAGAATTTACAAAAGGATATATCTAATTTAGACATCAAGATTGATGCCGTAGAGAAGAATTTACATGTTAAGATTGATGCTATTAAAAGCGAACTTAATACTAAGATTGACAATGTGGAAAAGAATTTAAATGCCAAAATAGATACTGTAGAAAAGAATTTAAACACTAAAATAGACAATGTTGAAAAGAATTTAATGTCTCTTTCAGAAATGCTTAAATGGGTATTGGGAATTATGGGAGCAATGTCTATAACAATGATAGCCGGGCTAATATTTGCTTTCATTTCTAAATAGCTACTACCTCACTTAAAGAATATCAATTCAAATAATAATTGTTTATCCAATATTTAGTATTAATAATTGATTAAGTGAATATTAATAATAAAAAAAGGAATAACAATGAAAATTATCAACATATTATTTTGTTTATTTTTACTAATGCTAAACAGCTGTAATTCTAATGATACTAATACTAGCCAAACAAAAAGTAGACAAAAACGTGATTTAACCCAAAAAGAAGAAGTACAACAAGAAAAACCAAAATCTAAAGAAGACCTGCTTAGAGAAAAGCTATCTGAAGACCAAAAAACACATCTTGACTGGTTAAAAACCGCTTTAACTGCTGATGGCGAATTTGATACATTTTTACAACATGATGAATCTAAAATCAAAACAGCACTTGACCATATAAAAAAAGAACTTGATAAATGCAATGGAAATGATGAGGGAAAAAATAACTTCAAACAGGTGGTTCAAGGGGCCCTTAACAAGGGTACAGACATAGATAATTTTGCAAGCAATGCAACTACTACATGCAATATTGGTGGCTAATAATCTAACAGCCCCCTATTTGGGGGCTTTAATATTGCTATACTGCAAATATATAATTAAATTGTCTTTCTTTTTTCAACATGCAAAAGAATTTTAATACTTTTGTTTTATAAACGTCTCGATTATCAGACATAAATACTTTAAGCTTATTTAGATCATCAAATCTATTAGTTTTATTGAAATATTTTTTTAGAATATTTACCCAATATTCTATACTCTTAAGCTCAGCATTCTTTTCAAAAAGATCCTCTAAAGCATCATCATTATCAGTACATAATGCCCGAATAAGAGCATTTATATTATTTTTTTCTTCACCTTCATTTACCCAATTTTTTATATTAAACAGTGCGTCTCTAAAAATTTCATAGCAATAAGCCTTGCCAGATTTTAAGTTTTTATTAAAGTTGTTTAGTTGATTTTTTTCTTGATTTATGTCCTTTTTTTGTTCTTGTTTTTGATTAACACTAACTTGCTTGCTAGGCATAGAATTTTCGTTTTCATAATTATTGTAAATAGGTGCTGCATCAGTATCCACTTCACTTTTTATATAAAGACATGCAACTAAAGCATACCTTTTGAAATAAGTAATAGCTGATCCAACTAGTTGTGGTACTGTATTTACAACATTTTTAGACCCGCTTTCATTGTTCCATTGTAAGTTTTCTGTAAGCATTGGTGTATCAAAAGAAAATTCATATCCAGTGCTTGTGCTGTAGAATGTGGTTCTAATAACATGCTCCTTTTGACCATCTACAAATTTAGATATTGGATATTGCTCAAAATCAAGCTCTAAATTGTGCTTATAAATAACGTTTTCAATTTCTTCTACTATTTCATTGAAATTCTGATATTTGTATCCATACCCTTTAAGACTTTTGTCAATCCCTGGTAAATTCATTTTTAGGGTTTTCATATCTTTTCTGAAGCTTATTTTTGCTTGAATATTATTTTGTATTTCTTGATTATTTTTGTTTAATATGTTTGTCATTTTTTTACTCCTATTATGTTATATAAAAATAAATATATATCAAAAACTATTTTTGCCAACTTTTTTACAAAAATTTTTACAAAAAAATAGGGCTTAGCTAAATTCTCTTGCTAAAGAACTTCGCTAAACCCTTGTATTATTTTTTGCAAATTACATAATAGGTAGAAAAAATGAACATATTTTTCTACGCTGTTTATAGTGTAGCCCAATTTAAAATTAAAATCAATTTGTATTTTTACTAAATTATAAAAAGTATATTAATTTAACAAAATTAATAATTAAAATTTAATATTTTTTTAGAAAAGTATTTACTTTTAAATCAAAATTTTGCATAATCAATATTAATTATTAATAACATAATAGGAGAAAAAACATGAAAGGTTTTTCAAATGCCACAAAAAATCCAACTTGCCACAACAAACACCAACACAAATTAATATCTCTTACTTCAACACTAGATTATCTAAACAAAAAAGATAAAAAATATAACCAAAAAAACATACTCTATTACTATAATGAAAATTTAAAAAGAAATGGGCTAGCTCCAACTACACTAAGAACAATGCAAAATTATCTTTACAAATTAGAAAAAGTACTAAAAGTAACAACCAATTATTACCAACACATGGGTGTAAACTGTGGGACTGAAATTTACTATAAACTAAAGTATCCTAAAAAAGAGTGTTACCAGAAAATCAACAAATACTTTAAAGAGCAAAAAAACTCTAGATTTAAATCTAGAGTTAATAACCATTTTAAAGACAATGTTTCCAAAAATAGTAGTGTAAATTCAGTGGAGTGTTTAAATAATAAAAATATTAATACAAAAGAAGAAAGAAAGA
Proteins encoded in this window:
- a CDS encoding BBA14 family lipoprotein → MLKRLHCLLIALLLCCTTIANLPEEPKPPIIPTLKSLAKYETQLSEYVMYLVTFLAKTKVKVNDPNYPEYPYPDLSTLKDEHSITAVKHNIKIYLEYIKKTKPIAEKVYNKYSQLKM
- the bdr gene encoding Bdr family repetitive protein; translation: METVSTNIASVTQEQIYKEFIRLGMEQLIAQDLSKRYYHNELTYRDLENLEKQFDIKFDNLVSKIDNAKSELNTKIDNVEKNLQKDISNLDIKIDAVEKNLHVKIDAIKSELNTKIDNVEKNLNAKIDTVEKNLNTKIDNVEKNLMSLSEMLKWVLGIMGAMSITMIAGLIFAFISK
- a CDS encoding Mlp family lipoprotein, with amino-acid sequence MKIINILFCLFLLMLNSCNSNDTNTSQTKSRQKRDLTQKEEVQQEKPKSKEDLLREKLSEDQKTHLDWLKTALTADGEFDTFLQHDESKIKTALDHIKKELDKCNGNDEGKNNFKQVVQGALNKGTDIDNFASNATTTCNIGG
- a CDS encoding ERF family protein, yielding MTNILNKNNQEIQNNIQAKISFRKDMKTLKMNLPGIDKSLKGYGYKYQNFNEIVEEIENVIYKHNLELDFEQYPISKFVDGQKEHVIRTTFYSTSTGYEFSFDTPMLTENLQWNNESGSKNVVNTVPQLVGSAITYFKRYALVACLYIKSEVDTDAAPIYNNYENENSMPSKQVSVNQKQEQKKDINQEKNQLNNFNKNLKSGKAYCYEIFRDALFNIKNWVNEGEEKNNINALIRALCTDNDDALEDLFEKNAELKSIEYWVNILKKYFNKTNRFDDLNKLKVFMSDNRDVYKTKVLKFFCMLKKERQFNYIFAV